Proteins co-encoded in one Vigna radiata var. radiata cultivar VC1973A unplaced genomic scaffold, Vradiata_ver6 scaffold_265, whole genome shotgun sequence genomic window:
- the LOC106755160 gene encoding nucleobase-ascorbate transporter 11: METGSSSKFLDMSKAMGGGTGKKHDVGAAKVEPFVPKSDHNPKELRSWAKRTGFVSDYSGEAGTSASEKFDSVGFDVKSADDQREGGSSPKIEIDPVLGLARPNRDNEIEPVLRSKDEWNGAMWSQNQKRKNRDEPALALADHGDKKVGLRGNGDANGVVNTNRDSTSHGVSAVAPLPEQKKEEGVAEDVKVNLFPEREEPADRGWQRTSGLKYGITENPSLVPLIYYGLQHYLSLVGSLVLIPLIMVPTMGGTDSDTANVISTMLFLSGVTTILHSYFGTRLPLVQGSSFVYLAPALVIINAEEFRNLTQHKFRHIMRELQGAIIVGSVFQCILGLSGLMSLLLRIINPIVVAPTVAAVGLAFFSYGFPQAGTCMEISIPQIALVLIFTLHLRGISIFGHHSFRIYAVPLSVTLTWIYASFLTAGGAYNYKGCNPKIPSSNILTDACRKHAYTMKHCRTDVSNALLTSAWLRIPYPLQWGFPIFHFRTCIIMAVVSLVASVNSVGTYHSASLRVNLRPPTPGVVSRGIALEGLCSILAGLWGSGTGSTTLTENIHTIDTTKVASRRVVELGAVFMILFSFMGKVGALLASIPQALAASVLCFIWALIAALGLSTLQSGQCASFRNMTIVGVSLFLGLSIPSYFQQYKPQTSLILPPYLVPYGAASSGPFHSGIQQLDFAINGLMSLNMVVTLLVAFILDNTVPGSQQERGVYIWSRPEDIATHPSLLSTYSLPTKIARCFGWAKCLGV; encoded by the exons ATGGAAACTGGGTCGAGCTCGAAGTTCTTGGATATGAGCAAGGCTATGGGGGGTGGCACTGGCAAGAAACATGATGTTGGTGCTGCCAAAGTTGAGCCCTTTGTGCCAAAGAGTGATCACAATCCTAAAGAGTTGAGGTCGTGGGCTAAGAGAACTGGGTTTGTGTCTGATTATTCAGGGGAAGCTGGGACTAGTGCCAGTGAAAAGTTTGATAGTGTTGGGTTTGATGTGAAGAGTGCTGATGATCAGAGAGAAGGAGGGTCCTCTCCCAAGATAGAGATTGATCCGGTGCTGGGATTGGCGAGGCCTAATAGGGACAATGAGATTGAACCGGTTTTGAGGTCAAAGGATGAGTGGAATGGGGCAATGTGGAGTCAAAACCAGAAGAGGAAGAACAGGGATGAGCCTGCTTTGGCTTTGGCTGATCATGGTGATAAGAAAGTTGGGTTAAGAGGGAATGGTGATGCAAACGGAGTGGTGAATACGAATAGGGATAGTACTAGCCATGGAGTTTCTGCAGTTGCTCCTCTTCCAGAACAGAAGAAGGAGGAAGGAGTAGCTGAAGATGTTAAGGTGAATCTTTTTCCAGAGAGGGAGGAACCTGCTGATAGAGGTTGGCAGAGAACTTCTGGATTGAAGTACGGAATCACAGAAAATCCGAGTCTCG TACCTCTCATCTATTACGGCCTGCAGCACTACCTATCGTTGGTTGGCTCGCTAGTATTAATTCCATTAATCATGGTGCCAACCATGGGTGGAACAGAT AGCGATACTGCAAATGTAATTTCTACAATGCTGTTTCTTTCTGGCGTCACAACGATACTGCATTCCTACTTTGGCACCAGACTACCTTTAGTTCAAGGAAGCTCCTTCGTGTATTTAGCACCAGCGTTGGTTATCATAAATGCTGAAGAATTTCGAAATCTAACACAACAT AAATTTAGGCACATAATGAGGGAGCTCCAAGGAGCCATAATTGTTGGTTCAGTATTCCAATGTATCCTGGGACTTAGTGGTTTAATGTCTCTTCTTCTCAG GATCATCAACCCAATTGTTGTGGCTCCAACTGTTGCTGCTGTTGGTTTAGCATTCTTCAGCTATGGCTTTCCGCAAGCTGGCACTTGCATGGAAATTAGTATTCCGCAGATAGCACTAGTTCTAATATTCACACTG CATCTTCGAGGAATATCTATCTTTGGACATCATTCATTTCGAATTTATGCG GTTCCCTTGAGTGTTACATTAACTTGGATATATGCGTCGTTTCTAACAGCTGGGGGAGCATATAACTACAAAGGATGCAATCCCAAAATCCCAAGTTCAAACATTCTGACTGATGCATGCAGAAAACATGCTTATACCATGAAACATTGCAGGACTGATGTATCCAACGCGTTGTTAACTTCTGCATGGCTCCGAATTCCTTACCCTTTGCAATGGGGTTTCCCGATTTTCCATTTTAGGACTTGCATAATCATGGCCGTAGTATCTCTGGTTGCTTCTGTGAATTCC GTTGGAACTTATCATTCTGCATCTCTGCGAGTCAATTTGAGGCCTCCAACTCCAGGAGTCGTGAGTCGAGGAATTGCATTGGAGGGTTTGTGTAGTATATTGGCTGGTCTTTGGGGTTCGGGAACTGGTTCGACCACCTTGACAGAAAACATTCACACAATTGACACAACAAAAGTGGCGAGTCGGAGGGTGGTGGAACTTGGAGCAGTGTTCATGATTCTCTTTTCCTTTATGG GAAAAGTGGGTGCTCTACTTGCTTCCATTCCTCAGGCCTTGGCTGCTTCTGTGCTATGTTTCATCTGGGCTCTTATAGCAGCTTTGGGGCTTTCAACCTTACAGTCTGGTCAATGTGCCAGCTTCAGGAACATGACAATAGTTGGTGTTTCATTGTTCCTTGGTCTATCCATCCCTTCATATTTTCAACAATACAAGCCTCAAACCAGTCTGATACTGCCACCTTACCTCGTACCTTACGGGGCTGCATCTAGTGGACCATTCCATTCTGGCATTCAACAA CTTGATTTTGCAATCAATGGTCTTATGTCCTTAAACATGGTGGTTACATTGTTGGTGGCATTCATACTGGACAACACTGTCCCAGGAAGTCAACAAGAACGAGGGGTGTATATATGGTCACGACCTGAAGATATTGCAACTCATCCTTCTCTGCTATCCACATATTCTTTGCCAACGAAAATTGCTAGGTGTTTCGGTTGGGCCAAATGTTTGGGAGTCTGA